The Ictalurus punctatus breed USDA103 chromosome 28, Coco_2.0, whole genome shotgun sequence DNA window TGTAGCCGCAAGAGAGTTTCTGATGGGGTGAAGGTGagtgaaggctatgaaaatgGCATCTGGAGTTCCAAAGGAAATACCTCAGGTAACTCAGCTGTTGCGCATAATGGAAGCTACAGTTGTGTGGAGGATGAACGGGTGGTAGGCAAAGGGTACTGCTTGGGTAGTGCAGTGGAGATCCGAAGATGCGCCATTTTACCCAAAGACGAAAAGAACTGCCGCTACTCAGATGAAGCTATCGGTATAAGCAAAGTTGTTAGCAGCAACTATGGCTTTGGCGGGCCCATTCAAGTTCCACACAAAAAAGAAGAGATGATGATGTATGGTGTCAGAGAAGTCAACATGAATGGAATGGATGGAAGTGGAGAGATGGAGATGATGAGCGAAGGCAAAACATCCATTGGTGATGTGGTCAAGGCCAACATACCCTGGAAGACCGAATCCAACGAAGGGTGCTATCTTCAAGGAAGACCACATGATGAGGCCTACCACAACTTCCTAGGGTCCATCAATGATCCAATAAAAGCAGAAGGTGTTGAGATGCATCGTCAACATGGTGACTATCAGTGCAGCTTTCTGGAAGGTCAAGGCACTGACTGCTTGAGTGGAGACAGACACGGACACGAAATGGGTGCTCATTGCCCCAGAGGCGTCTGTGCACTGAAGGAAGAGCCCTGCATTTCAAAACCAGATCTGGATGTCTCCctaatggaaaataatcaaggagaACGTAAACAGAAGAAGAGAGATCAGAACAAGACCGCAGCTCACAGGTATAGCTTTTCCCACTAGCAAGCGGTACCATAAAATCATAGGACTGTGTGCTAGATTAATGACCAGGTATGTCTGGTAGGTCTAGATTTATTACCTTGGTTTTTAAAATTCTACTTGTTCAGATTATTGTATGGTTATCGTAAAGTCTAAAGCGTGTAGTAAAGTCGTAAAAAAAAGTCGACTTCTTTATCCAATTCATGCACATCGTTAACTCCACAGGCCAAAAAGCTTTAGGATAGCCGGTCGTGCAGATGTAGAACACACATTTTGTAGCTAAATTTCTaaaacttcaaaataaaacaccagCCACACCCTTTCTGAGACTACAAATAGATAAACAGAGCACAAATCTTCAGTGATGCCAATATTTTTATCGTTTGACTTTCTTCAACAGGTATCGGCAGAGGAAGAGAGCAGAGCTGGACTCATTGGAGGAGCAGCTTCATGGTCTGGAAGGAAGAAACCGAGAACTTCGGGACAAGGCCGAATCGGTGGAGCGCGAGATCCAGTACGTGAAAGACCTTCTGATCGAGGTGTACAAGGCCCGCAGTCAACGCCTAAAACAAGAGGCCAGCGCCTGAGCTGAACTTGGTAGCCTGACAATTGATGATTGTCCTGCAAGTAGAATTGATAGTGCTCTAGATATGGATTGGAATTTAAGTTGGAATGATTTCTGATcgaatgtctttttttttttttttcctcttgttttTGGATAGGGGCGGGAGGGTGTACTCTTGCACGTTATGTTAACCAATAATTTACTTTTCGTTACAAACTGACAAGTCCATCAACAGCTGCAGCACAAACTTCCACTTTTTTCAATTCCAACTCAAAGTCAAATAAATATGCACTGTGATTCTGTCATGGGTTAAATGACAGTTGGCTTTTGTGTGGGCCTGCTTTTTACCAAGAATAGATAAAACGGGTCCTGTTTTCATGTCCTTTTCAGAATTGATGTTAAGactgaacacacaaacaaataaagcacattATTTTTAGTCTACACAATGCTATAACTTATCATGACCTGCaccaattttaattttttagaaTGCAgagaattttaatttttttttttgttaaaattatttatacattaGTTTCAAGGTTTGTAGCACTTGGCAATAGCATAATTCTTCCATCAAAAATGAATAAGCACTAATATCAGTAAGCAATGTTTTTCCAAACCAATTGACTTTCAGGGGAATTGCTcttttgaaaatgaatattCCCTCAGGAATAACAagcctgaatttttttttttttccattacatCCCCAGTATAGGTTGGTCCTGCAGCTCAGGTATGCTATCTATGTCCAAAGTCAAGGAAGTATGTCAGTTTGTAACTTGATGCTGAAGATAATAGCACTGCCTAATGTTACGTGTGTCGAGTTCATAATGTTTTAGTCTTGCATGCCTAAGATTTCATGGCTTATTCAATgcctttgttctttcttttggtttgAACGGGATGTTAAACATTACAGCATATCTCTCTTGCTAAAGACCTGTTATATATCCTCTTTGCTTAGTCATTTCATAGAACGAGTGGCATTTTTGAGTTCACAAACTACTGTTTGGCCCAATGTCTCT harbors:
- the atf5a gene encoding uncharacterized protein atf5a — protein: MMAMSAPIWKALLGCPADPLALSHPQANHSQLERRRGEGLEESQHLIGDGLSDWMTEEVDFSSYLPTPHSSPSPNASLPPSPLQHDIQVPSDLEVMTSLLQEELAQLEDYFLSDPLPEKVSKLGKCDKGPPPVGPPSYYQLPYASYSASSQSESSPLLVTLATGELDLLSFCGGPIGRSKMPRHTPYGCSRPNANVCSRKRVSDGVKVSEGYENGIWSSKGNTSGNSAVAHNGSYSCVEDERVVGKGYCLGSAVEIRRCAILPKDEKNCRYSDEAIGISKVVSSNYGFGGPIQVPHKKEEMMMYGVREVNMNGMDGSGEMEMMSEGKTSIGDVVKANIPWKTESNEGCYLQGRPHDEAYHNFLGSINDPIKAEGVEMHRQHGDYQCSFLEGQGTDCLSGDRHGHEMGAHCPRGVCALKEEPCISKPDLDVSLMENNQGERKQKKRDQNKTAAHRYRQRKRAELDSLEEQLHGLEGRNRELRDKAESVEREIQYVKDLLIEVYKARSQRLKQEASA